One Streptococcus sp. DTU_2020_1001019_1_SI_AUS_MUR_006 DNA window includes the following coding sequences:
- the atpA gene encoding F0F1 ATP synthase subunit alpha, whose protein sequence is MAINAQEISALIKQQIENFKPNFDVTETGVVTYIGDGIARAHGLENAMSGELLIFENGSYGMAQNLESTDVGIIILGDFTDIREGDTIRRTGKIMEVPVGDSLIGRVVDPLGRPVDGLGPIDTNKTRPVEAPAPGVMQRKSVSQPLQTGLKAIDALVPIGRGQRELIIGDRQTGKTTIAIDAILNQKGQDMICIYVAIGQKESTVRTQVETLRQYGALDYTIVVTASASQPSPLLFLAPYAGVAMAEEFMYQGKHVLIVYDDLSKQAVAYRELSLLLRRPPGREAFPGDVFYLHSRLLERSAKVSDELGGGSITALPFIETQAGDISAYIATNVISITDGQIFLSDSLFNAGIRPAIDAGSSVSRVGGSAQIKAMKKVAGTLRIDLASYRELEAFTKFGSDLDAATQAKLNRGRRTVEVLKQPVHKPLPVEKQVTILYALTHGFLDTIPVDDIVRFEEEFHMFFDAQHPEILETIRETKDLPDEAVLDAAITEFLNQSSFQ, encoded by the coding sequence TTGGCAATTAACGCACAAGAAATCAGCGCTTTAATTAAGCAACAAATTGAAAATTTCAAACCCAATTTTGATGTGACTGAAACTGGTGTTGTAACCTACATCGGTGACGGAATTGCGCGTGCTCATGGCCTAGAAAATGCCATGAGTGGAGAGTTGTTGATTTTTGAAAACGGCTCTTATGGTATGGCGCAAAACTTAGAATCAACTGATGTTGGTATTATCATCCTTGGAGACTTTACAGATATCCGCGAAGGCGATACCATTCGTCGTACAGGAAAAATCATGGAAGTTCCAGTTGGTGATAGCTTGATTGGTCGTGTTGTGGATCCACTTGGTCGTCCAGTAGATGGGCTTGGTCCAATCGACACAAACAAAACTCGTCCAGTTGAAGCGCCAGCTCCTGGGGTTATGCAACGTAAATCAGTATCACAACCATTGCAAACTGGTTTGAAAGCTATTGATGCCCTTGTTCCAATCGGTCGTGGTCAACGTGAGTTGATTATCGGTGACCGTCAAACAGGGAAAACTACCATCGCTATCGATGCAATCTTGAACCAAAAAGGTCAAGATATGATCTGTATCTATGTAGCGATTGGTCAAAAAGAATCAACAGTTCGTACACAAGTAGAAACACTTCGCCAGTACGGAGCCTTGGATTACACAATTGTCGTGACAGCGTCAGCTTCACAACCTTCACCATTGCTTTTCCTTGCACCTTATGCAGGGGTTGCTATGGCGGAAGAATTTATGTACCAAGGTAAGCACGTATTGATTGTTTATGATGACTTATCTAAACAAGCGGTAGCTTATCGTGAACTTTCTCTCTTGCTCCGTCGTCCACCAGGTCGTGAAGCCTTCCCAGGGGATGTCTTCTACCTTCACAGTCGTCTGCTTGAACGTTCTGCTAAAGTTTCTGATGAACTTGGTGGTGGATCTATCACAGCTCTTCCATTTATCGAAACACAAGCAGGAGATATCTCAGCCTATATCGCTACAAACGTAATCTCTATTACAGATGGACAAATCTTCTTAAGCGATAGTCTCTTTAATGCTGGTATCCGTCCGGCTATTGATGCAGGTTCTTCTGTGTCTCGTGTTGGTGGTTCTGCTCAGATTAAGGCCATGAAGAAAGTTGCTGGTACACTCCGTATCGACCTTGCTTCATACCGTGAGTTGGAAGCCTTCACTAAATTTGGTTCTGACTTGGATGCGGCTACTCAGGCTAAATTGAACCGTGGCCGTCGTACTGTAGAAGTATTGAAACAACCTGTTCACAAACCATTACCTGTTGAGAAACAAGTTACTATTCTCTATGCTTTGACCCATGGTTTCTTGGATACAATTCCTGTAGACGATATCGTTCGTTTCGAAGAAGAGTTCCATATGTTCTTTGATGCTCAACATCCTGAAATTTTGGAAACCATTCGTGAAACAAAAGACTTGCCAGATGAAGCAGTCTTGGATGCTGCGATTACTGAGTTTCTCAATCAATCAAGCTTCCAATAA
- a CDS encoding F0F1 ATP synthase subunit C has translation MNLTFFGLCLACMGVSLAEGFLMNGLFKSAARQPDIIPQLRSLMIMGIAFIEGTFFVTLVFSFIIK, from the coding sequence ATGAATTTAACATTTTTCGGTCTATGTCTTGCCTGTATGGGTGTATCTCTTGCAGAAGGATTTTTGATGAACGGTTTGTTCAAATCTGCAGCACGCCAACCAGATATCATTCCTCAATTGCGTAGTTTGATGATCATGGGGATTGCCTTTATCGAAGGAACATTCTTTGTAACTCTCGTATTTTCATTTATCATCAAATAA
- a CDS encoding CHY zinc finger protein has product MVQAHGLLVDNESRCVHYHSDKDIVALQCYECQKYYACYQCHNELESHTFSPYPLNLKQDKPILCGSCKKNLTYEEYREKGSCPYCAALFNPACQSHHSYYFK; this is encoded by the coding sequence ATGGTTCAAGCTCATGGATTACTAGTAGATAATGAAAGCAGATGTGTTCATTACCATAGTGATAAAGATATCGTAGCGCTCCAGTGTTATGAGTGTCAGAAATACTATGCCTGTTATCAGTGTCACAATGAACTAGAGTCGCACACATTTTCTCCTTATCCTTTAAATCTAAAACAGGATAAACCTATCTTATGTGGTTCCTGTAAGAAGAACCTAACTTATGAGGAGTATAGAGAAAAGGGGAGCTGTCCTTATTGTGCAGCACTCTTTAATCCAGCTTGTCAGAGTCACCATTCCTATTATTTTAAATAA
- the atpF gene encoding F0F1 ATP synthase subunit B, with amino-acid sequence MHVTVGELIGNFILIAGSFILLIVLVKKFAWSNLTSVFEERAEKIAADIDGAEQARQKAETLAQKREDELAGSRSEAKTIIENAKETAEKSKSDILAEAKLEAGRLKEKANQEIAQNKAEALQSVKGEVADLTVSLAGKIISQNLDGHAHKELIDQYIDQLGEA; translated from the coding sequence ATGCACGTAACAGTAGGTGAATTGATTGGTAACTTTATTTTAATTGCTGGCTCTTTTATCCTTTTGATCGTCTTAGTCAAAAAATTCGCATGGTCAAACTTGACAAGTGTCTTCGAAGAACGCGCAGAAAAGATTGCTGCTGATATTGATGGTGCTGAACAAGCTCGTCAAAAAGCAGAAACTCTTGCTCAAAAGCGAGAAGATGAATTAGCAGGTAGCCGAAGCGAAGCTAAAACTATCATCGAGAATGCTAAGGAGACAGCTGAAAAGAGCAAATCAGATATTCTGGCTGAAGCTAAGCTAGAAGCTGGTCGCTTGAAAGAAAAAGCTAACCAAGAAATTGCGCAAAACAAAGCTGAGGCTTTACAAAGCGTTAAAGGTGAGGTAGCAGATTTGACAGTTAGTCTAGCTGGGAAAATCATCTCACAAAACCTTGACGGTCATGCCCATAAAGAACTCATTGATCAGTATATTGATCAGCTAGGAGAAGCTTAA
- a CDS encoding F0F1 ATP synthase subunit gamma gives MAVSLNDIKTKIASTKNTSQITNAMQMVSAAKLGRSEEAARNFQVYAQKVRKLVTDILHGDGAGGSTNPMLISRPVKKTGYIVITSDRGLVGGYNSSILKAVMEIQQEYHPSGDDFEVICIGGMGADFFKSRGIQPIYELRGLASQPSFDEVRKIITKTIEMYQNELFDELYVCYNHHVNTLTSQMRVEQMLPIVDLDPNEADDNYSLTFDLETSREEILDQLLPQFAESMIYGAIIDAKTAENAAGMTAMQTATDNAKKVINDLTIQYNRARQAAITQEITEIVAGASALE, from the coding sequence ATGGCAGTATCTCTAAATGATATTAAAACAAAAATCGCCTCAACAAAAAATACTAGTCAAATTACTAACGCTATGCAGATGGTTTCTGCAGCTAAGTTAGGTCGTTCTGAAGAAGCAGCTCGTAACTTCCAAGTGTATGCACAAAAAGTGCGTAAACTAGTTACAGACATCCTCCACGGAGATGGTGCAGGCGGATCAACTAACCCTATGTTGATCAGTCGCCCCGTCAAAAAAACAGGCTATATCGTCATTACATCTGACCGTGGTCTTGTTGGAGGATATAATTCTTCAATCTTAAAAGCTGTCATGGAAATTCAGCAAGAATACCATCCTTCAGGTGATGATTTTGAAGTCATCTGTATTGGTGGTATGGGAGCCGATTTCTTCAAATCACGCGGTATTCAACCAATCTATGAATTGCGTGGACTTGCAAGCCAACCAAGCTTTGATGAAGTTCGTAAGATTATTACAAAAACGATTGAAATGTATCAAAACGAACTTTTTGATGAGCTTTATGTTTGCTACAACCACCACGTGAATACACTGACAAGTCAAATGCGTGTGGAGCAGATGCTTCCAATCGTGGACTTGGATCCAAATGAAGCAGATGATAACTATAGCTTGACATTTGACCTTGAAACAAGTCGTGAAGAAATCTTGGATCAATTGCTACCACAGTTTGCAGAAAGTATGATTTATGGTGCTATTATTGATGCCAAGACAGCTGAAAATGCTGCCGGTATGACAGCCATGCAAACAGCGACTGATAATGCAAAAAAAGTGATTAATGATTTGACAATCCAGTATAACCGTGCCAGACAGGCGGCGATTACACAAGAAATCACAGAAATCGTGGCAGGAGCTAGCGCTTTAGAATAA
- a CDS encoding peptidase U32 family protein: MTKTLKRPEVLSPAGTLEKLKVAVQYGADAVFIGGQAYGLRSRAGNFTFEQMEEGVQFAAKYGAKVYVAANMVMHEGNEEGAGEWFRKLRDIGIAAVIVSDPALIMIAATEAPGLEIHLSTQASATNYETLEFWKELGLTRVVLAREVSMEELAEIRKRTDVEIEAFVHGAMCISYSGRCTLSNHMSMRDANRGGCSQSCRWKYDLYDMPFGKERKSLKGEIPEEFSMSAVDMSMIDHIPDMIENGVDSLKIEGRMKSIHYVSTVTNCYKAAVDAYLESPEKFEAIKQDLIDEMWKVAQRELATGFYYGTPSENEQLFGARRKIPEYKFVAEVVAYDDATQTATIRQRNVINEGDQVEFYGPGFRHFETYIEDLHDAKGNKIDRAPNPMELLTIKVPQPVQAGDMVRALKEGLINLYKEDGTSVTVRA; encoded by the coding sequence ATGACAAAAACTTTGAAACGTCCTGAGGTTCTATCACCTGCAGGAACACTAGAAAAACTAAAAGTAGCTGTTCAATACGGAGCAGATGCTGTCTTTATCGGTGGTCAGGCCTATGGTCTACGTAGCCGTGCGGGAAACTTCACTTTCGAACAAATGGAAGAAGGAGTTCAGTTCGCGGCTAAGTATGGCGCTAAAGTTTATGTGGCTGCTAATATGGTTATGCACGAAGGAAATGAAGAAGGTGCAGGAGAATGGTTCCGTAAATTGCGTGATATCGGAATTGCAGCGGTCATCGTATCAGACCCAGCCTTGATTATGATTGCGGCAACTGAAGCACCAGGTCTTGAAATCCACCTTTCTACACAAGCTAGTGCGACTAACTATGAAACACTAGAATTCTGGAAAGAACTTGGATTGACGCGTGTCGTTTTGGCGCGTGAGGTTTCTATGGAAGAATTGGCAGAAATTCGCAAACGTACAGACGTAGAGATTGAAGCCTTCGTACATGGTGCGATGTGTATTTCATACTCTGGTCGTTGTACCCTTTCTAACCATATGAGTATGCGTGACGCCAACCGTGGTGGATGTTCACAATCTTGCCGTTGGAAATATGACCTTTACGATATGCCATTTGGTAAAGAACGTAAGAGTCTCAAGGGAGAAATTCCTGAAGAATTTTCAATGTCAGCTGTTGATATGTCTATGATTGACCATATCCCAGATATGATTGAAAATGGTGTGGATAGTTTGAAGATTGAAGGTCGTATGAAGTCTATCCACTATGTTTCAACGGTGACAAACTGCTACAAGGCTGCGGTTGATGCCTACCTTGAAAGTCCTGAAAAGTTTGAAGCTATCAAGCAAGACTTGATTGATGAAATGTGGAAGGTTGCCCAACGTGAATTGGCTACAGGTTTCTACTACGGGACACCATCTGAAAATGAACAATTGTTTGGTGCTCGTCGTAAGATTCCAGAATACAAGTTTGTTGCTGAAGTAGTAGCTTATGATGATGCAACACAAACAGCAACTATTCGCCAACGTAACGTTATCAACGAAGGAGACCAAGTTGAGTTTTATGGCCCAGGTTTCCGCCATTTTGAAACTTATATCGAAGACCTTCACGATGCCAAAGGTAATAAGATTGACCGTGCACCAAATCCAATGGAACTTTTAACCATCAAGGTTCCACAACCAGTACAAGCAGGTGATATGGTCCGTGCTTTGAAAGAAGGCTTGATCAATCTTTACAAAGAAGATGGAACAAGCGTCACAGTTCGTGCATAG
- a CDS encoding ComEC/Rec2 family competence protein → MLQWISRFPIPKIYLSFLLLWFYYAIFSASVLALLGFVFLLVCLFFQFPWKTVTKVLLICSIFGSWFIFQKWQQEEANRNLVDTVDTVRILPDTIKVNGDSLSFRGKAEGRLFQVYYKLQSESEKKKFQDLSELPEIVLKGKLASPQGASNFAGFDYRNYLKTQGIYQTLTISEIVELKQISSWDIGENLSSLRRKAVVWIKRNFPDPMRNYMTGLLLGHLDTDFEEMNELYSSLGIIHLFALSGMQVGFFMNAFKKSLLRLGLTQEKFKWLAYPFSLFYAGMTGFSASVIRSLLQKILAQHGFKSLDNFALTILILFLIMPNFFLTAGGVLSCAYAFILTMTGEEVAGIKGLVRESCIISLGILPILSFYFSEFQPWSILLTFAFSFLFDMVLLPLLSILFCLSFVYPITQFNFLFEWLENIIRYISQLSTRPLVFGQPSLWILILLLITLALIYDYRKNLKKLSMLVIVAISFFLVTKHPLENEITVLDMEQGRSIFLRDMTGKTILLDVGEKLAVEKKEVWQEKAITSNAKRSLIPYLKSRGVAKIDQLVLTTSDTKQLDHVLEISKAVELGEILVTEETLSKREFMDKLKESKVKVGAIKTGQQLPIFGNSLEVIATQNKDKNDSITMYGKLLNQTFLVTGNIEEKFLTSHYPKLQADVVITHQQASKKKTDNEIFKNVHPKITVISVDKKKKFKEKNGESNQELGNSIYQTNQKGAIRFKGWTTWNVETVQ, encoded by the coding sequence ATGTTACAGTGGATTAGTCGCTTTCCAATTCCAAAAATCTATCTCAGTTTTCTTTTGCTCTGGTTCTACTATGCAATTTTTTCAGCAAGTGTCTTAGCACTTTTGGGCTTTGTCTTTTTACTAGTCTGCCTCTTTTTCCAATTTCCATGGAAAACTGTGACTAAGGTCCTCTTGATTTGCAGCATATTTGGGAGTTGGTTTATTTTTCAAAAATGGCAGCAAGAAGAAGCCAATCGGAATCTTGTAGACACGGTTGATACAGTGCGAATATTACCGGATACCATCAAAGTAAATGGTGATAGCTTATCTTTTCGTGGCAAGGCTGAGGGCAGACTCTTTCAGGTCTATTATAAACTCCAGTCAGAATCTGAAAAGAAAAAATTTCAAGACTTATCTGAACTACCTGAAATAGTTTTGAAAGGCAAGTTAGCTAGTCCTCAAGGAGCCAGTAATTTTGCTGGATTTGATTATCGAAACTATCTAAAAACACAGGGGATTTATCAGACCTTAACTATATCGGAAATTGTCGAATTAAAGCAAATTTCTAGTTGGGATATAGGAGAAAATCTATCCAGTTTGCGAAGAAAAGCAGTTGTCTGGATAAAAAGGAATTTTCCTGACCCCATGCGCAATTATATGACGGGACTCTTATTAGGGCACTTGGACACAGATTTTGAGGAAATGAATGAACTCTATTCTAGCCTCGGAATTATTCACCTATTTGCTTTGTCAGGAATGCAAGTAGGATTCTTTATGAATGCTTTTAAAAAATCACTCTTACGTTTGGGCTTGACTCAAGAGAAGTTCAAATGGCTTGCCTATCCCTTTTCTTTGTTCTATGCAGGCATGACAGGTTTTTCAGCATCTGTGATTAGAAGTCTTTTACAAAAGATCTTGGCTCAGCATGGCTTTAAGTCACTGGATAATTTTGCTTTGACAATTCTTATTCTATTTTTAATCATGCCGAACTTTTTCTTAACAGCTGGAGGGGTTCTTTCCTGTGCTTATGCCTTTATCCTGACAATGACTGGTGAGGAAGTAGCAGGGATAAAAGGACTGGTTAGGGAGAGTTGTATTATTTCCTTGGGAATTCTGCCAATTTTATCTTTTTATTTTTCAGAATTTCAACCGTGGTCTATTCTCCTAACTTTTGCCTTTTCTTTCTTATTTGATATGGTCTTGTTGCCACTTTTATCGATTCTCTTCTGTCTGTCATTTGTATATCCCATCACCCAGTTCAACTTTCTCTTTGAATGGCTAGAAAATATCATACGCTATATTTCTCAGCTATCTACTAGGCCCCTTGTTTTCGGCCAACCGAGTCTTTGGATTTTAATCCTTCTTTTGATTACTTTAGCTCTCATCTATGACTATCGAAAGAATTTGAAAAAACTATCTATGCTTGTCATAGTTGCCATCTCATTCTTTTTAGTAACCAAACATCCACTAGAGAATGAAATCACAGTCCTAGATATGGAACAGGGACGAAGCATTTTCCTAAGAGACATGACAGGGAAGACCATACTACTGGATGTTGGTGAAAAGCTAGCAGTTGAAAAGAAAGAAGTCTGGCAGGAGAAAGCTATTACCAGCAATGCCAAACGTAGTTTAATTCCTTATCTGAAAAGTCGAGGAGTGGCCAAGATTGATCAGCTGGTTCTAACGACTAGTGATACTAAACAGTTAGATCATGTGTTAGAAATCAGTAAAGCCGTCGAGCTTGGAGAGATTCTAGTAACTGAAGAAACTTTATCTAAGAGAGAATTTATGGATAAGCTGAAGGAGAGCAAAGTCAAGGTAGGTGCTATCAAAACAGGACAGCAGTTACCTATTTTTGGGAATAGTTTAGAAGTTATCGCTACCCAAAATAAGGATAAAAATGATTCAATTACAATGTATGGAAAGTTACTAAACCAAACCTTTCTAGTTACTGGAAATATAGAGGAGAAGTTTTTAACGAGTCATTATCCAAAACTCCAAGCAGATGTAGTGATAACTCATCAGCAAGCATCGAAGAAAAAGACAGATAACGAAATCTTCAAAAATGTACACCCTAAAATCACGGTCATTTCGGTAGACAAGAAGAAAAAATTCAAAGAAAAAAATGGGGAAAGTAACCAAGAACTTGGGAATTCGATATACCAAACGAATCAAAAGGGCGCCATTCGTTTCAAGGGATGGACTACTTGGAATGTTGAAACTGTTCAATAA
- a CDS encoding F0F1 ATP synthase subunit delta, with amino-acid sequence MDKKTVKVIEKYSMPFVQLVIEKGEEDSIFSDLTQIKQVAEETDLPSFLAQVDVDESDKEKTVSFFQDSASPLLQNFIQVLLYNHRSNLFYDVIVDCLNRLERETNRFEVTIMSAHPLTDEQKDRLLPIIEKKMSLKVRSIKEEIDDSLIGGFVIIANHKTIDVSIKQQLKVVKENLK; translated from the coding sequence ATGGACAAAAAGACAGTAAAGGTAATTGAAAAATACAGCATGCCTTTTGTCCAATTGGTGATTGAAAAAGGAGAAGAAGATTCTATCTTCTCAGACTTGACCCAGATTAAGCAAGTCGCTGAAGAAACAGACTTGCCTTCTTTTTTGGCTCAGGTAGATGTTGATGAGTCTGACAAGGAAAAAACAGTAAGTTTCTTCCAAGATTCAGCATCACCATTATTACAAAACTTCATTCAAGTTCTGTTGTACAATCATCGTTCAAATCTTTTTTATGATGTGATTGTAGATTGTTTAAACCGTCTTGAGAGAGAAACGAATCGTTTTGAAGTAACGATTATGTCTGCTCATCCTCTGACTGATGAACAGAAAGACCGTTTGCTTCCAATTATCGAGAAAAAGATGTCTTTAAAAGTGCGTAGCATTAAAGAAGAAATTGACGATAGTTTAATCGGTGGTTTTGTTATTATCGCCAATCACAAGACAATTGATGTTAGTATTAAACAACAACTTAAAGTTGTTAAGGAAAATTTGAAATAG
- a CDS encoding helix-hairpin-helix domain-containing protein: protein MEELIEKIQEYKIIVICAGLGLVLGGFFLLKPVAQAPAKETKVQTEVTAVPKDSTDEKEDGNQKEEVVGQDLITVDVKGAVKSPGIYDLPVGSRINDAVQKAGGLTDNADSKSINLAQRISDEALVYVPTKEEATSQEAYSNASNTKENKKVNLNKASIEELKQVKGLGVKRAQDIIDHRDSNGKFKSVDELKKVSGIGAKTIEKLKEYVTVD from the coding sequence ATGGAAGAACTTATTGAGAAAATCCAAGAATATAAAATCATTGTTATCTGTGCTGGTTTGGGCTTGGTCTTAGGCGGATTTTTCCTGCTAAAGCCAGTCGCTCAAGCACCTGCTAAGGAAACAAAGGTGCAGACTGAAGTTACAGCTGTTCCAAAGGATTCGACGGATGAAAAGGAAGATGGAAATCAGAAGGAAGAAGTGGTGGGGCAAGATCTGATTACTGTCGATGTCAAAGGTGCTGTCAAATCACCTGGAATTTATGATTTACCAGTTGGAAGTCGTATCAATGATGCTGTTCAAAAAGCTGGTGGATTGACAGATAATGCTGATAGTAAGTCTATCAATCTTGCTCAGAGAATTAGTGATGAAGCACTTGTTTATGTCCCGACTAAGGAAGAAGCTACAAGCCAAGAGGCATATTCAAATGCTTCCAACACCAAAGAAAATAAGAAAGTCAACCTTAATAAAGCCAGTATAGAGGAACTGAAGCAAGTCAAAGGTTTAGGTGTTAAACGTGCTCAAGATATTATCGACCATCGTGATTCCAACGGTAAGTTTAAGTCAGTTGATGAGCTCAAAAAGGTTTCTGGTATTGGTGCAAAAACGATAGAAAAGTTAAAAGAGTATGTTACAGTGGATTAG
- a CDS encoding GNAT family N-acetyltransferase yields MESLFIKLAKHPIIETERLVLRPVTLDDAEAMFEYASNQENTRYTFPTNQSLEETKNNIAQFYLANPLGRWGIELKNSGEFIGTIDLHKVDTVLKKAAIGYIIHQKYWNQGLTTEANRAVIELAFEEIGMNKLTALHDKDNPASGKVMEKSGMRFSHEEPYARMDNKEPGRIVTRVHYVLTKEDYFANK; encoded by the coding sequence ATGGAATCACTATTTATCAAACTAGCGAAGCATCCAATAATCGAAACAGAACGATTAGTACTTAGACCAGTAACACTTGATGATGCAGAAGCAATGTTTGAATATGCTTCAAACCAGGAAAATACACGCTATACTTTTCCAACCAATCAAAGTTTAGAGGAAACCAAGAATAATATTGCCCAATTTTATCTAGCTAATCCCTTGGGCCGATGGGGTATTGAACTAAAAAATAGTGGAGAGTTTATCGGAACTATTGACCTGCACAAGGTTGATACTGTTCTTAAAAAGGCAGCCATTGGTTACATTATCCATCAAAAATATTGGAATCAAGGTTTGACAACTGAAGCCAATCGTGCCGTCATTGAACTGGCCTTTGAAGAAATCGGAATGAATAAGTTGACAGCCCTTCACGATAAGGATAATCCTGCGTCAGGAAAGGTCATGGAGAAATCAGGCATGCGCTTTTCTCACGAAGAACCCTATGCCAGAATGGATAATAAAGAACCGGGACGAATTGTAACACGTGTACATTATGTTTTGACCAAGGAAGACTATTTTGCAAATAAGTAA
- the atpB gene encoding F0F1 ATP synthase subunit A, translating into MEESINPTINIGPVTFDLTLTALTLLSVALIFGFIYWASRNMTVKPKGKQNVLEYLYDFVVGFTEPNVGSRYMKDYSLFYLCLFLFMVIANNLGLMAKLQTTDGTNLWTSPTANLQFDLALSFGIILMTHIEGIRRRGVKKYLKGFVTPGFMTPMNLLEEVTNFLSLALRVFGNIFAGEVMASLLITLSHQALYWYPVAFVTNLVWTAFSVFISCVQAYVFTVLSSMYLGNKINDEE; encoded by the coding sequence ATGGAAGAAAGTATCAATCCAACCATCAATATTGGTCCTGTTACCTTTGATTTAACCTTGACAGCATTGACTTTGTTGTCTGTGGCACTTATTTTTGGCTTTATCTATTGGGCAAGTCGCAATATGACAGTAAAACCCAAAGGAAAGCAAAATGTACTCGAGTATCTCTATGACTTTGTAGTCGGATTTACGGAACCTAACGTAGGTTCACGGTACATGAAAGATTACTCACTCTTTTACTTGTGTTTATTTCTTTTTATGGTTATCGCAAATAATCTTGGTTTGATGGCGAAACTTCAAACTACAGATGGGACAAACCTTTGGACATCGCCAACAGCAAATCTCCAGTTTGACTTGGCCTTGTCATTCGGAATTATCCTGATGACCCATATTGAAGGAATTCGTCGTCGCGGTGTTAAAAAATATCTAAAAGGTTTTGTAACCCCAGGTTTCATGACACCGATGAATCTCCTTGAAGAAGTCACGAATTTCCTATCACTTGCTTTGCGGGTGTTCGGGAATATCTTTGCCGGAGAAGTGATGGCAAGCTTGCTGATTACTCTCTCTCATCAGGCACTTTATTGGTATCCAGTCGCATTTGTTACCAATCTTGTCTGGACGGCATTTTCTGTGTTTATTTCCTGTGTTCAGGCCTATGTATTCACAGTCTTGTCTTCTATGTATCTAGGAAATAAAATTAATGATGAAGAGTAG